The Aminivibrio pyruvatiphilus DNA window ACGTGCCCCTGCGGACCATAAATGCAGGCAAAATCGTACTCCCCAGCTTTCTGGCGATTTTCGCCGGGCCGTAGGGAGTACTTGCGGGAAGCCCCAGGAAAGGAACCACCACTCCCTTGTCCCTGACGTCCTGGTCCATGAGGATGGCCAGAGCTTCTCCTCTCTGAAGACACCGTATGGCGGCCTTGAGATCGAAGCCTTTGCCGACGGAGGTAACACCGCATTCGGCTCTCTTCTGTATGATGAGGTTCGTAATCCTTTCATCACGCTGGTCTGTGCCGATGGCGTTCATGGGGTATCCCCTTTCAGCGACGGCGGCCGCTCCGATCTCCCAGTTTCCCAGATGAGCGGAGAGAAAGAGGACCCCTTTTCCCCTTGCCAGGGCCTCACGGAGGTGCTCTTCACCGTGAAACTCCACCAGGTCCCGGAGGTCGCCCCTGACCTTGTCCATGGAGAGGAATTCAGCTACTGACCGTCCAAGGTTCATATAGGACCCGCGTACGATTCTCCTGGCCTCCGTCACCCCGACCTGCAGCGCTCTTACGCAGCGTCGTTCCGCTTCGTCCACTTTTTTTTTGCTCGCCGCCCAGAGGAGGACGCCGAGACCGGCGCCAAGTGAGATCGACCACGAATAGGGCAGTCCCCTGATCACGTTC harbors:
- a CDS encoding lysophospholipid acyltransferase family protein; the protein is MNKDTSWKIAGGIRNVIRGLPYSWSISLGAGLGVLLWAASKKKVDEAERRCVRALQVGVTEARRIVRGSYMNLGRSVAEFLSMDKVRGDLRDLVEFHGEEHLREALARGKGVLFLSAHLGNWEIGAAAVAERGYPMNAIGTDQRDERITNLIIQKRAECGVTSVGKGFDLKAAIRCLQRGEALAILMDQDVRDKGVVVPFLGLPASTPYGPAKIARKLGSTILPAFMVRRGTSMVHDFHILPSPWEKGYPDEDESMESAVTLCNDAISRFIREYPEQWMWLYPRWASTESEIR